Within Deltaproteobacteria bacterium, the genomic segment TCGCGATATCATCGAGGGTGTCCCCTTTCTTCACTACGTATTGCTTAGCATCTGCGTGTCCCGAATGCCTTTCTTTGCCGGACGGTTTCCTGTCTCCAGCGGTCAGGAGGGTAAGCGTCGTTCCCGCAATGAGCTTGGACTTATTTCCGAGGCGGTTCGTTTTTGCGATTTCCCGTACGCTCACCCCGTATTTTTTCGCAATGGACCCCAGGGTTTCTCCGTGCGCCACCACATGCTTGACGGATTTTCCCTCTGCCTTTTCCCCTTTTCCAGTTGCTGATGCCGTGGGTTGAGATGGTTGAGGGATCCTGCATGTTGGAAGATCATGGATGGAGGCGGCGAGTTTATCCGCGAATCCCATGGGGAGTTTGATTCGGTAGGGATGATCGGGTGTCACCTTCAGCCTCAGCTCCGGGTTGTATTCCTCGAGTTCTTTCAGGGGGATGTCTAGGTTTTCTGCGATGGCTTCGAGAGAAACGGGCTTGTCGATGAGGGCCGTTTCATAGGCGAATTCCCTTGATCCTTCCAGTTCATCCAGGGAGAAACCGTAGCGCTGCGGGTCGTTGACTATGTGAAGAACGGCGAGGAACCGTGGGACGAAACGGGCGGTCTCCCGGGGAAGGACGGCATAAAGGTCCCAGAAATTGTCGAGATAGTCGATCTTCTGGGTGCGGATCTTCTTGAGAACAGTGCCTTCCCCACAGTTATAGGCGGCAAGTACCGTGGTCCAGTCGCCGAACATGCGGTGGAGTTCCTTGAGATACGAGATGGCGGCCTGTGTGGATTTTTCAGGATCCATACGTTCATCGATCCATGTGGTGCGTTTGAGTCCGTATTTCTCACCGGTTGAGGGAATGAACTGCCAGAGCCCGAGGGCCCTCTGAGTGGATGTAGCCTTGTTCTGAAATCCGC encodes:
- a CDS encoding LysM peptidoglycan-binding domain-containing protein — translated: MTHRKPLGTAGACILLVFSLFGCASNHTQGNHSRHIPGTSSISCLHVPDPSGPSASSVADSSLCNWEEIRKLVEDARSAWKAERPDEALDIIDIAYARLAEISPKTPEEEGEKNEIRIELAHLIQEIHASNQTSTKGLASEIPCPLTPEVEEEIRQFQGPERKFFLDAYLRSLRYRPLIADALRKEGLPEELSWIPLIESGFQNKATSTQRALGLWQFIPSTGEKYGLKRTTWIDERMDPEKSTQAAISYLKELHRMFGDWTTVLAAYNCGEGTVLKKIRTQKIDYLDNFWDLYAVLPRETARFVPRFLAVLHIVNDPQRYGFSLDELEGSREFAYETALIDKPVSLEAIAENLDIPLKELEEYNPELRLKVTPDHPYRIKLPMGFADKLAASIHDLPTCRIPQPSQPTASATGKGEKAEGKSVKHVVAHGETLGSIAKKYGVSVREIAKTNRLGNKSKLIAGTTLTLLTAGDRKPSGKERHSGHADAKQYVVKKGDTLDDIAKRFRTSASAVKKMNGLSSSKVKIGQKLLVPSVQ